Proteins encoded together in one Impatiens glandulifera chromosome 1, dImpGla2.1, whole genome shotgun sequence window:
- the LOC124918652 gene encoding E3 ubiquitin-protein ligase ORTHRUS 2-like produces the protein MAPITQLPIDGEGICMVCKTTPSEEQKLACGTCVTPWHVSCLSTLPENLHSTLRWECPDCTAPADVNAEAVPTGVTDGSNGLIAAIRAIEADSTLSDDEKARRRQQLLSGKVGSSSDGEKEKGKGLMNFLEENVNCSFCLQVPERPVSTPCGHNFCLTCFKKWTGQGKKTCAKCRTIIPKSMISQPRINSGLVDTIRSAKLAAQSNGSNVPKIVPKFVHNQDKPDQAYTTDRAKRAGMSNAASGRIKVTVAPDHFGPILAENDPERNQGVLVGEGWGCRLECRQWGVHLPPVAGISGQSKYGAQSVVLSGGYEDDEDHGEWFLYTGSGGRDLSGNKRTNKDQSCDQNFEKYNEALRVSCKKGYPVRVVRSHKEKRSSYAPEMGILRYDGVYRIEKCWQKKGKQGFKVCRYLFVRCDNEPAPWTSDVRGDVVRPLPDISELKEATNLFERKESPMWDYNNEDGRWKWTKPPPASQKPSASDEGTKGKRIRKTCEGEKANKKVLKGLSCFICKKVMVFPLTTPCAHNFCKGCLEGTFSGQSFIRERTSARGRSLRTQKNIMKCPSCPNDIAEFLQNPQVNRDLQMVIEALQQKTEAVEEEAVEEEAVEEEEEEEEEEYDDESLGNDCEEDELKDPEVIDRPSKRAKVEAIV, from the exons ATGGCTCCGATCACTCAACTTCCCATCGACGGCGAAGGTATCTGTATGGTCTGCAAAACCACGCCATCGGAGGAACAGAAGCTTGCATGCGGCACGTGCGTCACTCCTTGGCACGTGTCTTGCCTTTCAACCCTACCGGAAAATCTACACTCGACGCTTCGTTGGGAGTGTCCCGACTGTACGGCGCCGGCCGACGTCAACGCTGAAGCTGTTCCCACCGGAGTTACTGACGGTTCTAATGGATTAATCGCTGCGATCCGTGCGATTGAGGCCGATTCGACGCTATCGGACGATGAGAAGGCGAGGAGGCGGCAACAGTTACTTAGCGGAAAGGTTGGATCTTCTTCTGATGGAGAAAAAGAGAAAGGAAAAGGACTTATGAACTTTCTGGAAGAGAATGTTAACTGTTCGTTTTGCTTGCAAGTACCGGAAAGGCCTGTATCG ACACCATGTGGTCACAATTTCTGCTTAACCTGTTTCAAGAAATGGACAGGACAAGGAAAGAAAACATGTGCAAAGTGCCGAACAATAATACCCAAGAGTATGATTAGTCAACCGCGTATTAACTCGGGATTGGTGGATACCATCCGATCAGCCAAATTGGCGGCACAATCAAATGGTTCCAATGTGCCCAAGATTGTTCCAAAGTTTGTGCATAACCAGGACAAACCAGATCAGGCTTATACAACTGATAGAGCAAAAAGGGCTGGGATGTCAAATGCTGCAAGTGGGAGGATAAAGGTGACTGTAGCACCAGACCACTTTGGTCCAATTCTTGCTGAAAATGATCCAGAAAGAAATCAAGGGGTTTTGGTTGGTGAAGGTTGGGGATGTCGTTTAGAGTGCAGGCAGTGGGGAGTTCATCTTCCTCCTGTTGCTGGTATAAGTGGGCAATCTAAATATGGAGCACAATCAGTGGTGCTTTCTGGTGGATACGAAGACGATGAAGATCATGGAGAATGGTTTCTTTATACCGGAAG TGGTGGGAGAGATTTATCTGGAAATAAAAGAACAAATAAGGACCAATCATGtgatcaaaattttgaaaagtatAACGAAGCATTGCGCGTTAGCTGTAAAAAGGGCTATCCTGTTCGAGTGGTTCG GTCTCATAAAGAAAAGCGGTCATCATATGCTCCAGAAATGGGCATTTTACGATACGATGGAGTATACAGGATAGAGAAATGCTGGCAAAAGAAGGGAAAACAG GGGTTCAAGGTCTGTCGGTACTTGTTCGTTAGATGCGATAACGAACCTGCGCCATGGACAAG TGATGTACGAGGTGATGTTGTTAGGCCTCTCCCTGACATTTCTGAGCTGAAAGAGGCCACTAATCTTTTCGAGAGGAAAGAAAGCCCTATGTGGGATTATAAT AACGAAGATGGTCGCTGGAAGTGGACAAAACCGCCTCCTGCCAGCCAAAAACCATCGGCTTCTGATGAAGGAACAAAAGGCAAGAGAATCAGAAAAACCTGTGAAGGTGAAAAGGCAAACAAAAAAGTTCTAAAAG GACTGAGTTGCTTTATCTGTAAAAAGGTGATGGTTTTTCCTCTAACGACTCCCTGTGCTCACAATTTCTGCAAAGGCTGCTTGGAAGGCACTTTTTCTGGGCAGTCATTCATAAGAGAGCGCACAAGTGCAAGAGGGAGGAGCCTTCGCACTCAGAAGAACATAATGAAATGCCCCTCGTGTCCAAATGACATCGCTGAGTTCCTTCAGAACCCACAG GTAAATAGGGATCTGCAGATGGTAATTGAGGCTCTCCAGCAAAAGACCGAAGCTGTAGAGGAAGAAGCTGTAGAGGAAGAAGCTGtagaggaagaagaggaagaagaagaagaggagtaTGATGACGAATCTCTGGGGAATGATTGCGAAGAAGATGAGTTGAAAGACCCCGAGGTGATTGATCGTCCATCAAAACGGGCAAAGGTTGAAGCTATAGTGTAG
- the LOC124913328 gene encoding E3 ubiquitin-protein ligase ORTHRUS 2-like: MASIITTQLPCDGEGICMVCKTTPSEAEILTCSTCVTPWHVSCLSTLPANLQSTLQWECPDCTAPPANVNPVLNAGPSNGLVAATRAIEADSTLSETEKARRRQQLLSGKADSSKGPSKRTNEDDYICSCCFQLMEKPVTIPCAHHLCLSCFKKWTGQGKNTCVKCRQIIPRSMILQPRINVALVVGIRKTKALSNGSTVAQFVHDQEKPDEAYRSERAKRGGRGNACSGRIKVTVKSHHFGPILAEHDPERKTGVSVGSGWEFRLECRQWGIHFPHIAGISGKANYGAQSVVLSGGYLDDEDHGDWFLYTGSGGRDLTGNKRTNKVQSFDQTFHLCNEALRVSCKKGYPVRVVRSHKERRSSYAPVRGLKGLRYDGIYRIEKCWRKMGTDGFKVCRYLFIRCDNEPAPWSSDGRGDVVRALPDVPELEDAIDIFERNESPMWDYDNEDGKWKWTRPPPVSPKKSASKNKIPNELCCLKCKKMMVSPVTTPCACNFCKGCLQSEFAGMTLFRERSSAGGRSLRTRKNPMKCPSCHNDIAEFVQHLPVNKELESIIESLLNPKVKDEEPVEAEEDEEEKEDEEEEYEYDYEYEDEDEEDGEEEDESAVENDNSEAPAPKRAKVE, translated from the exons ATGGCTTCCATCATCACCACTCAGCTTCCTTGTGACGGCGAAGGTATCTGTATGGTCTGCAAGACCACGCCGTCGGAGGCGGAGATACTCACATGCAGCACGTGCGTCACTCCTTGGCACGTGTCCTGTCTTTCAACGCTGCCGGCGAATCTCCAGTCCACGCTTCAATGGGAGTGTCCCGACTGTACTGCGCCGCCGGCCAACGTCAACCCTGTCTTGAATGCTGGTCCCTCTAATGGACTAGTAGCTGCGACTCGAGCTATTGAAGCCGATTCGACCTTATCGGAAACTGAGAAGGCGAGGAGGAGACAGCAGCTATTGAGTGGAAAGGCCGATTCGTCAAAGGGGCCTTCTAAACGTACTAATGAAGATGATTATATTTGTTCATGTTGCTTCCAACTGATGGAAAAGCCAGTGACG ATACCATGTGCTCACCATTTGTGCTTGAGCTGCTTCAAGAAATGGACAGGACAAGGAAAGAATACATGTGTAAAATGCCGACAAATAATTCCACGGAGTATGATTTTGCAACCTCGTATCAATGTGGCATTGGTGGTGGGCATCCGAAAAACCAAAGCGCTATCAAATGGTTCGACTGTTGCTCAATTTGTCCACGATCAGGAAAAGCCAGATGAGGCCTACCGGAGTGAAAGAGCCAAAAGGGGTGGCCGAGGAAATGCGTGTAGCGGGAGGATAAAGGTGACGGTAAAATCACACCATTTTGGACCAATTCTGGCTGAGCATGATCCAGAAAGAAAGACAGGGGTTTCGGTCGGTAGTGGTTGGGAGTTTAGGTTAGAATGCAGGCAATGGGGTATTCATTTCCCTCATATTGCTGGTATAAGTGGAAAAGCCAATTATGGAGCACAATCTGTGGTGCTTTCTGGGGGATATCTTGACGACGAGGATCATGGAGACTGGTTCCTTTATACTGGAAg CGGTGGGAGGGATCTAACTGGAAATAAACGAACAAACAAGGTCCAGTCCTTCGATCAAACATTCCATTTGTGTAATGAAGCATTAAGAGTCAGCTGTAAAAAGGGCTACCCTGTTCGAGTTGTTAG GTCTCATAAAGAAAGGCGTTCTTCATATGCACCTGTAAGGGGACTTAAAGGATTGAGATACGATGGTATCTACAGGATTGAGAAATGCTGGCGAAAGATGGGAACGGAT GGTTTCAAGGTCTGTCGGTACTTGTTTATAAGATGCGATAACGAACCTGCACCATGGTCAAG TGATGGCCGAGGAGATGTGGTGAGGGCTCTCCCTGATGTACCGGAGCTGGAAGATGCTATTGATATTTTCGAGAGGAATGAAAGCCCTATGTGGGATTATGAT AATGAAGATGGTAAATGGAAGTGGACAAGACCTCCACCTGTTAGCCCAAAGAAATCTGCTTCTAAGAATAAGATTCCGAATG AACTGTGTTGCCTTAAATGTAAGAAGATGATGGTTTCTCCTGTGACGACTCCTTGTGCTTGCAACTTCTGCAAAGGGTGTTTGCAAAGTGAGTTTGCTGGGATGACGCTCTTCAGAGAACGTTCAAGTGCAGGTGGGAGGAGCCTTCGCACTCGAAAGAACCCAATGAAGTGCCCCTCCTGTCATAATGACATTGCTGAATTCGTTCAGCACCTACCG GTTAATAAGGAACTTGAGAGTATCATTGAGTCTCTCCTCAATCCAAAGGTTAAAGATGAGGAACCTGTAGAGGCGGAAGAGGAcgaggaagaaaaagaagatgaagaggaggaatatgaatatgattatGAATATGAAGACGAAGACGAGGAAGATGgggaggaagaagatgaatctGCTGTGGAGAATGATAACTCCGAAGCGCCTGCACCAAAACGGGCCAAGGTTGAATAA